A genomic segment from Ramlibacter agri encodes:
- a CDS encoding ABC transporter substrate-binding protein: MRRALGPLLVVLALASGMAGAGEAKTILIVAGTEKQIFLPAILAERLGYFRDEGLDVELQSEPSGVRAADVLLAGSAHGVIGSYDHTIDLQAKGKSVQSVVQLAIAPGEVELVASRAADRIRSPADFKGVALGVTGLGSSTSFLTQYLALTHGLRLADLNLVPVGAGAPFTQAMRQGRIDAGMTTEPTASLLLASGDAKVLVDLRTPEGTHKALGGLYPFSCLYMETRWIRKHPEQVQKLVNAFVRTLRFMAGHSAAEIAAQLPPEMLGGNPAIYVQSLAGSKAMFTADGLMPEAGPATVLRALQTVNFAVRNKPVDLRETYTTDFVRAAH, encoded by the coding sequence ATGCGACGCGCACTGGGGCCGCTGCTCGTGGTGCTGGCGCTGGCAAGCGGAATGGCCGGCGCCGGGGAGGCGAAGACGATCCTGATCGTGGCCGGCACCGAGAAGCAGATCTTCCTGCCGGCCATCCTGGCCGAGCGCCTCGGCTATTTCCGGGACGAAGGCCTCGACGTGGAGCTGCAGAGCGAGCCCTCGGGCGTGCGCGCCGCCGATGTCCTGCTGGCCGGCTCCGCCCATGGCGTCATCGGCTCCTACGACCACACGATCGACCTGCAGGCCAAGGGCAAGTCGGTGCAATCGGTCGTGCAGTTGGCCATCGCGCCAGGCGAGGTGGAACTGGTGGCCTCACGCGCAGCCGACCGCATCCGCTCGCCGGCCGATTTCAAGGGCGTGGCCCTCGGCGTGACGGGCCTGGGTTCGTCGACGAGCTTCCTGACGCAGTACCTGGCCCTGACCCATGGGCTTCGGCTGGCCGACCTGAACCTGGTGCCGGTGGGCGCCGGCGCCCCCTTCACGCAGGCCATGCGCCAGGGCCGGATCGATGCCGGCATGACCACGGAGCCGACGGCCTCGCTATTGCTTGCCAGCGGCGATGCGAAGGTGCTCGTGGACCTGCGCACGCCGGAAGGCACGCACAAGGCGCTGGGCGGCCTCTATCCCTTTTCCTGCCTGTACATGGAGACGCGCTGGATCCGCAAGCATCCCGAGCAGGTGCAGAAACTGGTCAACGCGTTCGTGCGCACGCTCCGGTTCATGGCGGGACATTCCGCGGCGGAAATCGCGGCGCAACTGCCGCCGGAGATGCTGGGTGGCAACCCGGCGATCTACGTCCAGTCACTGGCCGGCAGCAAGGCGATGTTCACGGCGGACGGCCTCATGCCCGAAGCCGGCCCGGCGACGGTGCTGCGCGCGCTGCAAACCGTGAACTTCGCGGTGCGCAACAAGCCCGTCGACCTGCGCGAGACCTACACCACCGATTTCGTCCGGGCCGCGCACTAG
- a CDS encoding porin, with protein MTKKRIALTGAALGLASVVAHGQSTAQLQVEVQKAQAAAAQAQDAAKQAQAALQQALDAAARARQDAAATAAAAPSPAAGGPLTVSSGANSATLYGLIDITLVTKDHADAAGNRLTTPPVSWFSGNRWGLTGQHVASGDLSVIFRLESEFESQTGEMDTPGNLFNRDAWLGVQSKSLGKLTIGRQNALARDPAGSAVYGDPYGPAKANLDEGGYTNNNNFKQMIFYAGSATGTRYDRGVVWKKAFDRVVAGLGYQFGDVPGSFNTGSTKTGTLAYNGDHFTVAGFLTDANIANLQHRTQSIGGNVQVTPLVRLNAGYFHYTAEQGGHFGDRKDNAWTVSTKLTPAGAFDYELGYQVMRAHNAGTAGGFVQNAYSDTSGITGVASGDRKTLYGSAFYHLDKVTEFYLAADHLSTTGTYLAAQAHGFKTQTEFGVGMRYRF; from the coding sequence ATGACCAAGAAAAGAATCGCCCTGACCGGCGCCGCGCTGGGGCTGGCATCCGTGGTGGCCCACGGCCAGAGCACCGCCCAATTGCAGGTGGAGGTGCAGAAGGCCCAGGCCGCTGCCGCCCAGGCCCAGGATGCCGCCAAGCAGGCGCAGGCCGCCCTGCAGCAGGCGCTGGACGCCGCGGCCCGGGCGCGCCAGGACGCAGCCGCGACCGCCGCAGCCGCCCCGAGTCCCGCCGCCGGCGGCCCGCTGACCGTGTCCAGCGGCGCCAACAGCGCCACGCTGTACGGCCTGATCGACATCACCCTGGTCACCAAGGACCATGCCGACGCGGCGGGCAACCGCCTGACCACGCCGCCGGTGTCCTGGTTCAGCGGCAACCGCTGGGGCCTGACCGGCCAGCATGTCGCCTCGGGCGACCTGAGCGTGATCTTCCGGCTGGAAAGCGAATTCGAGTCGCAGACCGGCGAGATGGACACGCCCGGCAACCTGTTCAACCGCGACGCCTGGCTGGGCGTGCAAAGCAAGTCGCTGGGCAAGCTGACCATCGGCCGCCAGAACGCGCTGGCGCGCGACCCGGCGGGGTCGGCGGTGTACGGCGATCCCTACGGCCCGGCCAAGGCCAACCTGGACGAAGGCGGCTACACCAACAACAACAACTTCAAGCAGATGATCTTCTACGCGGGCAGCGCCACCGGCACCCGCTACGACCGCGGCGTGGTCTGGAAGAAGGCCTTCGACCGCGTCGTCGCGGGCCTGGGCTACCAGTTCGGCGACGTCCCCGGCAGCTTCAACACCGGCTCCACCAAGACCGGCACGCTGGCGTACAACGGCGACCACTTCACCGTGGCCGGCTTCCTGACCGACGCCAACATCGCCAACCTGCAACATCGCACGCAATCGATCGGCGGCAACGTGCAGGTCACGCCGCTGGTGCGCCTGAATGCCGGCTACTTCCACTACACGGCGGAGCAGGGCGGCCACTTCGGCGACCGCAAGGACAACGCCTGGACGGTCTCGACCAAGCTCACCCCCGCGGGCGCCTTCGACTATGAACTGGGCTACCAGGTCATGCGCGCGCACAACGCAGGCACTGCCGGCGGCTTCGTGCAGAACGCCTACAGCGACACGAGCGGCATCACCGGCGTGGCCAGCGGCGACCGCAAAACGCTGTACGGCTCGGCGTTCTACCACCTGGACAAGGTCACCGAGTTCTACCTGGCGGCCGACCACCTGAGCACCACCGGCACCTACCTGGCTGCGCAGGCGCATGGCTTCAAGACGCAGACCGAGTTCGGCGTCGGCATGCGCTATCGCTTCTGA